From the genome of Tachysurus fulvidraco isolate hzauxx_2018 chromosome 20, HZAU_PFXX_2.0, whole genome shotgun sequence, one region includes:
- the LOC113661340 gene encoding adhesion G-protein coupled receptor F1-like: protein MIPEPSIQVSNDKFVNCENPKTMLQCCVQKSYEVKWSIDPAACIQPSEVPPTGCIVCDYKINTQECQSNKNISVTCQLIKSDYKAQKITINILNGKSKCSDAVFGPGNVEDVHVGDCDEGMVGYQEAKCNSTGQWQITYTNCVLRVIQNLKDQTGLLTIIELPQFVANLSNATETNARNITLSSSTILTIADILKTIANISQSLRVNEVIMTGFLKTVDVIGSVDAQKAWIDLNKNSTTSNASSELLASIESIARSLPDEVIKIKTTSAHLKRNNITTAPFFEEFGNNSSTHISIPMISQQTFITIIVFSALDNVLPVRTAYNDSSVNTSINGDVAVIEPKSSINNISFSFAIKNQTLGNPQCVFWNFNILNGSGGWDWTGCQLKLLGNEPERYTCECNHTTSFSILMSPFTLDKVQAIILDYITYIGVGISMASLVLCLIIEIIIWKSVTRNDTSYMRHVSIVNIAVSLLIANICFIIGAAVVKLEGPCSTATFFMHFFYLALFFWMLLSALLLLYRTLMVFSRMTRGAMMAIGFTVGYGAPLIIAVVTVASTAGGKGYIQQGYNCWLNWNKTKALLAFVIPALTIVAINLLVLIVVLFKMLMRGVNASVQPDEKHPLAVIARCVAILTPIFGLTWGFGIGTLVSPNFGIHIVFAFLNSLQGFFILLFGTLLDSKVREALTGRLALRNVSSNHTRSTSAGSALSNSLIFIQGLWRRDVYRVSEAGIFPTSSSNSYKAV, encoded by the exons ATGATTCCAGAGCCCAGTATCCAAGTGAGCAATGACAAATTTGTAAATTGTGAGAACCCAAAAACTATGcttcagtgttgtgttcagaAGAGCTATGAAGTGAAATGGAGCATTGACCCTGCAGCTTGCATCCAACCTTCAGAAG TTCCACCAACAGGCTGCATAGTATGTgactataaaataaacacacaggaatGTCAGAGTAACAAGAATATATCAGTCACATGTCAACTTATTAAAAGTGATTACAAGGCACAGAAAATCACAATAAATATACTTAATGGAA AATCGAAGTGTTCTGATGCTGTATTTGGACCCGGGAATGTGGAAGACGTACATGTTGGGGACTGTGATGAAGGCATGGTTGGTTATCAAGAAGCTAAGTGTAACTCAACAGGACAGTGGCAAATTACATATACCAACTGTGTCCTGCGAGTCATTCAAAATCTAAAAGATCAAACTGGG CTCTTAACTATCATTGAACTCCCACAATTTGTGGCTAATCTCAGCAATGCGACTGAAACAAATGCTCGAAATATAACATTGTCTTCATCAACCATATTAACAATTGCTGACATTCTTAAAACCATTGCCAATATCTCCCAATCATTGCGTGTCAATGAAGTCATTATGACT GGTTTCCTAAAAACTGTGGATGTCATTGGGTCAGTAGATGCACAGAAAGCATGgattgatttaaataaaaacagtacaaCCAGTAATGCCAGTTCTGAACTTCTGGCATCCATTGAAAGCATCGCACGCAGCCTACCAGATGAAGTCATTAAGATAAAAACCACCTCTGCTCAtcttaaaagaaataacatcACTACTGCCCCATTTTTTGAAGAATTTGGTAATAACTCATCGACCCATATAAGCATTCCAATGATTAGTCAACAGACTTTCATAACCATCATAGTTTTTTCAGCACTTGACAATGTCTTACCTGTTCGCACTGCGTACAATGACAGTTCAGTTAACACCAGCATCAATGGAGACGTAGCTGTGATTGAACCAAAGTCATCAATTAACAACATATCGTTTTCTTTTGCCATCAAAAATCAGACACTTGGAAACCCTCAGTGTGTCTTTTGGAACTTTAATATTCTGAATGGTAGTGGTGGATGGGACTGGACTGGATGTCAGTTAAAGCTATTAGGGAATGAACCTGAAAGATACACATGTGAGTGCAATCACACCACCTCTTTTTCAATCCTGATGTCACCATTTACGCTGGATAAAGTCCAAGCCATAATCTTAGACTATATAACCTACATTGGTGTTGGCATTTCAATGGCTAGCTTGGTTTTGTGCCTCATCATTGAAATCATCATATGGAAATCAGTGACACGAAATGACACATCCTACATGCGCCATGTCTCCATAGTCAACATCGCTGTCTCCCTCCTGATTGCGAACATTTGCTTCATCATTGGAGCAGCTGTTGTTAAACTAGAAGGTCCCTGCAGTACAGCGACGTTCTTCATGCACTTCTTTTACCTTGCCCTTTTCTTCTGGATGTTGTTGTCAGCACTTTTGCTCCTCTACCGCACCCTCATGGTCTTTTCCAGAATGACCAGAGGAGCAATGATGGCCATAGGCTTCACTGTTGGCTATGGAGCCCCGTTAATCATAGCTGTCGTTACTGTGGCATCTACAGCTGGAGGCAAAGGATACATTCAACAAGGTTACAATTGTTGGCTGAACTGGAATAAAACAAAGGCTCTCCTGGCATTTGTGATTCCTGCTCTGACGATTGTAGCTATAAACCTCCTGGTGCTTATTGTGGTTCTGTTTAAGATGTTGATGAGAGGAGTTAATGCTTCTGTTCAGCCAGATGAGAAACATCCCCTAGCTGTCATTGCTAGATGTGTGGCGATTTTAACACCTATCTTTGGTCTAACGTGGGGATTCGGCATTGGGACCTTGGTGTCACCAAACTTTGGGATTCACATAGTTTTTGCATTCCTTAATTCACTGCAG GGTTTCTTCATTTTGCTGTTTGGAACATTACTGGACAGTAAA GTCCGAGAAGCACTGACAGGAAGGTTGGCTCTGAGGAACGTAAGCTCTAACCACACCAGG AGCACAAGTGCAGGATCAGCACTCTCAAACAGTCTTATTTTCATTCAGGGGTTATGGCGCAGAG ATGTGTACCGCGTATCCGAAGCTGGCATCTTTCCGACGTCTTCAAGTAACTCCTATAAAGCTGTTTAG